One Nitrospina watsonii DNA segment encodes these proteins:
- a CDS encoding DnaA/Hda family protein, whose protein sequence is MSRQDSNSRQLILNFPARPEYTFDNFIVSKGTEFAWDTARQFASPEPAPYQTLFLAGNTGLGKTHLLMATGNLASETGSALYVHCEDFLHTVAAGEESAASALAPLENVDIFLMDDMDRIAGHPAAQEILYLIYNTLREKDKKIMFAGRTPPHLLPATESYLRSRFQWGMTAELKPIDDATTARLIPKLAQDVGLEIPDKITQFLLTRLPRDFPSIKDAIARINQESFARKQKVTLPLVKAALGLPDS, encoded by the coding sequence ATGTCTCGTCAGGATTCCAACAGCCGACAACTGATCCTCAACTTTCCCGCCCGGCCGGAATACACTTTCGATAATTTCATCGTTTCCAAAGGCACCGAATTCGCGTGGGACACGGCGCGGCAGTTCGCCTCGCCTGAGCCGGCGCCCTACCAGACCCTGTTCCTCGCCGGCAATACCGGGCTGGGCAAAACACACCTCCTCATGGCCACCGGCAACCTGGCTTCCGAAACCGGCTCGGCCCTGTACGTCCACTGTGAGGACTTCCTCCATACCGTGGCGGCAGGGGAAGAGTCCGCCGCGTCCGCCCTCGCGCCGCTGGAAAACGTTGACATTTTTTTGATGGACGACATGGACCGCATCGCCGGTCACCCCGCCGCGCAGGAAATCCTGTACCTGATTTACAACACGCTGCGTGAAAAAGATAAAAAGATCATGTTCGCCGGACGCACCCCGCCGCACCTGCTGCCCGCTACGGAGAGCTATCTGCGGTCGCGCTTCCAATGGGGCATGACGGCGGAATTGAAACCCATCGACGACGCCACCACGGCGCGCCTGATTCCGAAACTGGCGCAGGATGTGGGCCTCGAAATCCCCGACAAGATCACGCAGTTTCTGCTCACCCGGCTGCCCCGGGATTTTCCATCGATCAAGGACGCCATCGCCCGCATCAATCAGGAATCTTTCGCCCGCAAGCAGAAGGTCACCCTGCCCCTGGTCAAGGCGGCGCTTGGCCTTCCGGATTCCTGA
- the ligA gene encoding NAD-dependent DNA ligase LigA codes for MPSKAEKEIEQLRRDIHHHDHLYYVLDQPEISDRDYDRLYEKLEELEAKHPELVTPDSPTQRVGGKASEKFDPIEHTVPMMSLDNTYNVDEVRDFHNRVCKTLGTDEVEYVVELKIDGLGVTLAYENGRFVQGATRGDGKVGEDVTANLKTMRSVPLSLDSATLKHKYLEVRGEVYMDHSGFQKLNAAREKRGEAPFANPRNAAAGSLRLLDPTITAERPLRIWVYSTGHIEGPAFERHHETLETLKKLGFRTNPHTELCKNFDAVLNLIERWQEKRRTLDYDVDGLVIKVNALRSQNKLGYTAKHPRWAVAYKYEAEEAQTKVNAIHVQVGRTGAITPVAELEPVLVAGTTVKRATLHNEDEIKKLDVRVGDDVVIIKAGEIIPKVVRVVTPPDRQRGEPYTMPKTCPECDTPIVRQEGEAAWRCINASCPAQLKEHLLHFASRDAMDIDHLGTAVVEQLVNSGRVKTVSDLYTLEQGEVKNLERFAEKSAQNLIDAIAKSKQAGLSRLIHALGIRFVGQRVAQVLANTFHTMDALEKAGFEDLESIDEIGPKIAESLRQFFDEDKNKKEIAHLQERGVVMQEERQETGDGALTGKQFVLTGTLDKFTREEAKALIHKAGGRVTSSVSAKTDYVVAGADPGSKLDKAKKLGVTLLDEAAFEKLLKGK; via the coding sequence ATGCCTTCCAAAGCCGAAAAAGAAATCGAACAGCTCCGGCGCGATATCCATCATCACGACCACCTGTACTACGTGCTGGATCAGCCGGAGATCAGCGACCGCGATTACGACCGGCTTTATGAGAAGCTGGAAGAACTGGAAGCGAAGCATCCGGAACTCGTGACGCCGGACTCGCCCACGCAGCGCGTTGGCGGCAAGGCGTCGGAGAAGTTCGATCCCATCGAGCACACCGTGCCGATGATGAGCCTCGACAACACGTACAACGTGGACGAGGTGCGGGACTTCCACAACCGCGTCTGCAAAACCCTCGGCACGGATGAGGTGGAGTACGTGGTCGAGCTCAAGATCGACGGGCTCGGTGTGACCCTCGCCTACGAGAACGGCCGCTTCGTGCAGGGCGCGACGCGCGGCGACGGCAAGGTGGGCGAAGACGTCACGGCGAATCTCAAAACCATGCGCTCGGTGCCGTTGTCGCTGGACTCCGCCACACTGAAACACAAGTACCTCGAAGTGCGCGGCGAAGTGTACATGGATCACAGCGGCTTTCAGAAACTCAACGCCGCACGGGAGAAACGCGGCGAGGCTCCGTTCGCCAATCCGAGGAACGCCGCCGCCGGATCGCTGCGCCTGCTCGATCCAACAATCACTGCCGAGCGGCCGCTGCGCATCTGGGTGTACAGCACGGGCCACATCGAGGGCCCGGCTTTCGAGAGGCATCACGAGACGCTGGAAACGCTCAAAAAGCTGGGCTTCCGCACCAACCCGCACACCGAGCTCTGCAAAAATTTCGACGCGGTGCTGAACCTCATCGAGCGCTGGCAGGAGAAACGCCGGACGTTGGATTACGACGTGGATGGGCTGGTCATTAAAGTCAATGCGCTCCGGTCGCAGAACAAACTCGGTTACACCGCCAAACATCCACGCTGGGCGGTGGCTTATAAATACGAAGCCGAGGAAGCGCAGACGAAGGTGAACGCCATCCATGTGCAGGTGGGGCGGACCGGGGCCATCACGCCGGTGGCGGAACTGGAGCCGGTATTGGTGGCGGGCACCACGGTCAAACGCGCCACCTTGCACAACGAGGACGAGATCAAGAAACTCGATGTGCGCGTCGGCGACGATGTGGTCATCATCAAAGCCGGAGAAATCATCCCGAAAGTGGTGCGGGTGGTGACGCCGCCGGATCGCCAACGCGGCGAGCCGTACACCATGCCCAAAACCTGCCCCGAATGCGACACGCCGATCGTGCGGCAGGAAGGTGAGGCCGCGTGGCGCTGCATCAACGCCTCGTGCCCGGCGCAGTTGAAGGAACACCTCTTGCACTTCGCCTCCCGCGACGCCATGGACATCGATCACCTGGGCACCGCCGTGGTCGAACAACTGGTCAACTCCGGCCGCGTCAAAACGGTTTCCGATCTTTACACGCTCGAACAGGGCGAAGTTAAAAACCTGGAGCGCTTCGCCGAAAAATCCGCGCAGAACCTGATCGACGCCATCGCCAAAAGCAAACAGGCGGGGTTGAGCCGGCTCATCCATGCGTTGGGCATCCGCTTCGTCGGCCAGCGCGTGGCGCAGGTGCTGGCCAATACGTTTCACACCATGGACGCACTGGAGAAGGCGGGCTTTGAAGATTTGGAGTCGATCGACGAGATCGGCCCGAAGATTGCCGAAAGCCTGCGCCAGTTTTTCGACGAGGACAAAAACAAAAAAGAGATCGCGCACTTGCAGGAGAGGGGTGTGGTCATGCAGGAAGAACGGCAGGAGACGGGCGACGGGGCGTTGACGGGCAAGCAGTTCGTGTTGACGGGGACGCTGGATAAGTTCACGCGCGAAGAGGCGAAGGCGCTGATCCACAAGGCGGGCGGGCGGGTAACCTCCAGCGTGTCGGCCAAAACCGATTACGTGGTGGCCGGGGCCGACCCCGGCAGCAAACTCGACAAGGCGAAAAAACTCGGCGTCACCCTGCTCGACGAAGCCGCATTCGAAAAACTGTTGAAGGGGAAGTGA
- a CDS encoding TRAP transporter substrate-binding protein — protein MFCSDRNEDNTKRSTRRPARTRFLCIACGILASLLFALVMWTVQATPVYAASKTYIKFSTLAPEGSSWMNRMNTLSAEVDKATNGEVAFKFYPGGVSGDEIDVIRKMRIGQLHAAGFTGVGLGQILPEVRVLDLPFLFRDDKEIEHVYDSMTEYFAGQFEKEGYVLLGWVPVGWIHFFSQKPIDNIEDLHDKKAWMWEGDPLVQETYKHLGVTPFPMSITDVLLSLQTGMLDTVYASPVGALALQWFTKVRYMSELRMGNATGAVLMTTRQFKKLSESQQKAVRDISRKNLKKLVQQVQQDNDRAIEVIKKNGLKVAPMPSEAERQKFFDVGEKVRKGLAGNLFDQKLLDQVLTHLNEFRS, from the coding sequence ATGTTCTGTTCTGATCGAAACGAAGACAACACGAAGCGATCGACCCGCCGTCCGGCGCGCACCCGGTTTCTGTGTATCGCCTGCGGCATCCTGGCGTCGTTGCTGTTCGCGCTGGTGATGTGGACGGTGCAGGCCACGCCGGTGTACGCGGCGTCCAAGACCTATATCAAGTTTTCGACGCTGGCGCCGGAAGGCTCTTCGTGGATGAACCGGATGAACACGTTGTCTGCGGAAGTGGACAAGGCGACGAATGGCGAGGTGGCGTTCAAGTTTTATCCCGGCGGCGTGTCCGGCGACGAGATCGACGTCATCCGCAAGATGCGCATCGGCCAGTTGCATGCCGCGGGTTTCACCGGTGTCGGACTGGGACAGATTCTGCCGGAAGTGCGCGTGCTCGACCTGCCGTTTTTGTTCCGCGACGACAAGGAGATCGAGCACGTTTACGACAGCATGACCGAGTACTTTGCCGGGCAGTTTGAAAAGGAAGGGTATGTGCTGCTGGGCTGGGTGCCGGTCGGCTGGATTCATTTCTTCTCACAGAAACCGATCGACAACATCGAGGACCTGCACGACAAAAAAGCGTGGATGTGGGAAGGCGATCCCCTGGTGCAGGAAACCTACAAGCATCTGGGTGTGACGCCTTTTCCCATGTCGATCACCGACGTGCTGCTGTCGTTGCAGACGGGCATGCTCGATACCGTCTATGCTTCGCCCGTCGGCGCGCTGGCGCTGCAATGGTTCACCAAGGTCCGCTACATGTCGGAGTTGCGCATGGGCAATGCCACCGGCGCGGTGCTGATGACCACGCGCCAGTTCAAAAAATTGTCGGAGTCGCAGCAAAAAGCGGTGCGCGACATCAGCCGCAAAAACCTGAAGAAGCTGGTGCAGCAGGTACAGCAGGACAACGACCGCGCCATCGAGGTGATAAAGAAAAATGGGTTGAAGGTTGCGCCCATGCCGTCGGAAGCCGAGCGCCAGAAGTTTTTTGACGTCGGCGAGAAAGTCCGCAAAGGACTGGCTGGAAACCTGTTCGACCAAAAACTGCTGGACCAGGTCCTCACCCACCTCAACGAATTCCGCTCCTGA
- a CDS encoding DegQ family serine endoprotease — protein MLNQLKKISAISFMVALWTFPMTVSGPIAETGLVAPAHALSSQSMPLGSNIFVEIAKEKNPAVVNISIRGKAQVSARPPERRFRGDQGEPFQDFYDRFFGQQEPRPRRGMGSGFIISPEGLILTNFHVVQGADEILVNIDEGGASEKEYEATLVGSDPKTDIAVIKLVVEGKGKKKFPHLDFGDSDKLEVGEWVMAIGNPFGLSHTVTVGVVSAKDRAIGSGPYDEFIQTDASINPGNSGGPLLNIKGQVIGMNTAIISGSTGGNVGIGFAIPINMVKAILPDLKEKGTVTRGWLGVMIQKITPELMESFNLKSSEGALVGDVIPGGPADQAGIKRGDVIVEFGKEEVKTMESLPKIVAVTPPGEAVNVKVIRDGKAKDISVTIAVLKEEETKMAALDPLGIQTQDITPDLMKSMELESTNGVLVSDVTPGESGGEAGLRRGDIITEVNRKPVNNVQDYQASLRGLKSGDTALMLVKRGGTTIYIAVKLN, from the coding sequence ATGCTTAATCAGTTGAAAAAAATTTCCGCCATCAGTTTCATGGTAGCTCTGTGGACGTTCCCGATGACCGTATCCGGTCCCATCGCGGAAACGGGTCTGGTTGCTCCCGCCCACGCCCTCAGCAGCCAGAGCATGCCTTTGGGCAGTAACATTTTTGTTGAAATCGCCAAGGAAAAAAACCCGGCCGTGGTGAACATCAGCATCCGCGGCAAAGCGCAGGTCAGCGCCCGGCCTCCGGAACGCCGCTTCCGTGGCGATCAGGGCGAACCCTTTCAGGATTTTTACGACCGGTTCTTCGGCCAGCAGGAGCCGCGACCGCGCCGTGGCATGGGGTCCGGATTCATCATCAGCCCGGAGGGGTTGATCCTGACCAACTTCCACGTGGTGCAGGGCGCCGACGAGATTCTGGTGAACATCGATGAAGGCGGCGCTTCCGAAAAAGAATACGAAGCCACGCTGGTGGGCAGCGATCCCAAAACCGACATCGCCGTCATCAAGCTGGTGGTTGAGGGCAAGGGAAAGAAAAAATTTCCACATCTGGATTTTGGCGACTCCGACAAGCTCGAAGTCGGTGAATGGGTGATGGCGATCGGCAATCCGTTCGGCCTCAGCCACACCGTCACCGTGGGCGTGGTCAGCGCCAAGGACCGCGCCATCGGTTCCGGTCCGTATGACGAGTTCATCCAGACCGATGCCTCGATCAATCCCGGCAACAGCGGCGGTCCGTTGTTGAACATCAAGGGACAGGTGATCGGCATGAACACCGCCATTATCTCCGGCAGCACCGGCGGCAACGTCGGCATCGGCTTCGCCATCCCCATCAACATGGTGAAAGCCATTCTGCCCGACCTCAAGGAAAAGGGGACCGTCACCCGCGGTTGGCTGGGTGTGATGATCCAGAAGATCACGCCGGAATTGATGGAATCCTTCAACCTGAAATCGAGTGAAGGCGCGCTGGTCGGTGACGTCATTCCCGGCGGTCCGGCGGACCAGGCGGGCATCAAGCGCGGCGACGTGATCGTGGAGTTCGGCAAGGAGGAAGTCAAGACGATGGAAAGCCTGCCGAAGATCGTTGCGGTCACGCCTCCGGGTGAAGCGGTCAACGTGAAAGTGATCCGCGACGGCAAGGCGAAGGACATTTCCGTCACCATCGCCGTGCTGAAAGAAGAAGAAACGAAGATGGCGGCGCTGGACCCGCTCGGCATTCAGACGCAGGACATCACGCCTGATCTGATGAAGAGCATGGAGCTCGAGTCCACCAACGGCGTTCTGGTTTCCGACGTCACGCCCGGAGAATCGGGTGGCGAAGCGGGTCTGCGGCGCGGTGACATCATCACCGAAGTCAACCGCAAGCCGGTGAACAACGTGCAGGATTACCAGGCGTCGCTGCGCGGACTGAAGTCCGGCGACACGGCGTTGATGCTGGTCAAGCGCGGTGGCACCACGATCTACATCGCGGTCAAGCTCAACTGA
- a CDS encoding DEAD/DEAH box helicase, with the protein MEKVEFESLPLPDQVLQGIRDTGFTHCTPIQAKTLPHALEGKDVAGQAQTGTGKTAAFLIAMFTKLLRNPIEEPKPGAWVAPRALAIAPTRELAIQIERDANALGKHTGLKIVCIYGGVDYDKQREQIRKGVDVLIVTPGRLIDFYKQKFFSLKSIEVLVIDEADRMFDMGFIKDLRYILRNISPYNKRQSMLFSATLNHRVMELCYEHMNDPIPIRIEPEKLVVDKVDQKMFHVGSHEKFSLLLGLLKEEQGDKVLIFTNTKAEAENLESRLQYNDYNAAQISGDLPQKKRIKTLERFTEGELDILIATDVASRGLHIDDITHVINYDLPQDPEDYIHRIGRTARAGKRGDAISLACEEYVDNLVRIEETLTVRIPVEWPEESMFEEEKPGHPPRRKPRSFAQRRQSGDQNRGGRPPRRTGSGGSGGRGSSGSGGGGGRPPRGRKPNQRRRSGPPRSGTSSSAN; encoded by the coding sequence ATGGAAAAAGTCGAATTTGAAAGCCTTCCCCTGCCGGATCAGGTCCTGCAAGGAATCCGCGATACCGGATTCACGCATTGCACCCCGATTCAGGCCAAAACCCTGCCGCATGCCCTGGAAGGGAAAGACGTTGCGGGACAGGCGCAAACGGGCACCGGGAAAACCGCAGCCTTCCTGATCGCGATGTTCACCAAACTGCTGCGCAACCCGATCGAGGAACCGAAGCCCGGCGCCTGGGTGGCCCCGCGCGCGCTGGCCATCGCCCCCACGCGCGAACTCGCCATCCAGATCGAACGCGACGCCAACGCTCTCGGCAAACACACCGGCCTCAAGATCGTCTGCATCTACGGCGGCGTCGATTACGACAAGCAGCGCGAGCAGATCCGAAAAGGCGTCGATGTGCTCATCGTCACGCCGGGCCGGCTCATCGATTTCTACAAACAGAAATTCTTCAGCCTCAAGTCGATTGAGGTGCTGGTCATCGACGAAGCCGACCGCATGTTCGACATGGGATTCATCAAGGACCTGCGCTACATCCTGCGCAACATCTCGCCTTACAACAAGCGCCAGTCCATGCTGTTTTCGGCGACCCTGAACCACCGCGTCATGGAGTTGTGCTACGAACACATGAACGATCCCATTCCCATCCGCATCGAACCGGAAAAACTGGTGGTGGACAAGGTGGACCAGAAAATGTTCCACGTCGGCTCGCACGAAAAATTCAGCCTGCTGCTCGGCCTGCTGAAAGAAGAACAGGGCGACAAAGTCCTGATCTTCACCAACACCAAGGCCGAAGCCGAGAACCTGGAATCGCGCCTGCAATACAACGATTACAACGCCGCGCAGATTTCCGGCGACCTGCCGCAGAAAAAACGCATCAAGACGCTGGAGCGGTTCACCGAAGGCGAACTCGACATCCTGATTGCGACCGACGTCGCCTCGCGCGGCCTGCACATCGACGACATCACCCACGTCATCAATTACGACCTGCCGCAGGACCCGGAGGATTACATCCACCGTATCGGCCGCACGGCGCGGGCGGGCAAACGCGGCGACGCCATCAGCCTCGCCTGCGAGGAATACGTGGACAACCTCGTGCGCATCGAAGAAACGCTGACCGTGCGGATTCCCGTCGAGTGGCCGGAAGAATCCATGTTCGAGGAGGAAAAACCGGGTCACCCGCCCCGGCGCAAGCCAAGGAGCTTCGCACAACGCCGCCAGTCCGGCGACCAGAACCGCGGTGGCCGTCCGCCACGCCGCACCGGCAGCGGTGGCAGTGGGGGTCGAGGCAGCAGTGGCAGTGGTGGAGGCGGTGGCCGTCCGCCACGCGGACGCAAACCCAATCAACGCCGCCGCAGCGGTCCTCCGCGTTCCGGCACCAGCTCCTCCGCGAATTGA
- a CDS encoding Do family serine endopeptidase, producing the protein MNGLVRAVCLLWAIVGMAGIITAPVPANAEPFPRRTPVVEAVERVGPAVVNIFTEEAPRPLKNPFRDFFGNGLLDPFFRQFAPQSSQRRSLGSGVLIHPDGTILTNEHVIAKAVRIQVTLIDNREFDARLIGADLKSDLAVIKIDSDEPLPHVEMGRSHDLMIGETVIAIGNPFGLKHTVTSGIISALDRSIHAGKKQMFNDFIQVDASINPGNSGGPLLNINGELIGVNTAIYQEAQGIGFAIPIDAARRIVQDLIEFGKVFRGWIGVTVQDLNPALARQFQMEHTRGALVTRVFEESPASRGGLQPGDVILAIDGHELPGKPDFKRRLTSYTVGDTLEITYRRAGRDHTLKLNVVKIPDSAAVQFAKEGLGIEVRGITADLRRRYRLATTEGVVIVSVRRDSESGQIGIRPGDIIRQVNQGVVNTPADFNAALIEARKHSSILLLVQRGQSGYYVTLNLELP; encoded by the coding sequence ATGAACGGATTGGTTCGTGCCGTCTGCCTGTTGTGGGCGATCGTTGGGATGGCCGGGATCATTACGGCCCCGGTTCCTGCCAACGCGGAACCCTTTCCGCGCCGCACGCCGGTGGTCGAGGCGGTGGAGCGGGTCGGTCCGGCGGTGGTCAACATCTTCACCGAAGAAGCGCCGCGTCCTTTAAAAAATCCGTTCCGCGATTTTTTCGGCAACGGCCTGCTCGATCCTTTCTTCCGCCAGTTCGCGCCGCAGTCCTCGCAGCGCCGCAGCCTGGGCTCCGGCGTACTCATCCATCCCGACGGCACGATCCTCACCAACGAACACGTCATCGCCAAGGCGGTGCGCATTCAGGTCACGCTCATCGACAACCGTGAGTTTGACGCGAGGCTGATCGGCGCCGACCTCAAGTCCGATCTGGCGGTGATCAAGATCGATTCCGACGAACCCCTGCCGCATGTCGAGATGGGCCGGTCGCACGACCTGATGATCGGCGAGACGGTCATCGCCATCGGCAACCCCTTCGGCCTCAAGCACACCGTGACCTCCGGCATCATCAGCGCCCTCGACCGCAGCATCCACGCCGGCAAAAAACAGATGTTCAACGACTTCATCCAGGTCGATGCGTCGATCAACCCCGGCAACAGCGGCGGACCGCTGCTCAACATCAACGGCGAGTTGATCGGCGTCAACACCGCCATTTACCAGGAAGCGCAGGGCATCGGCTTCGCCATTCCCATCGACGCCGCGCGCCGCATCGTGCAAGACCTCATTGAGTTCGGCAAGGTGTTCCGCGGCTGGATCGGCGTGACCGTGCAGGATCTCAATCCCGCACTGGCGCGGCAGTTCCAGATGGAGCACACGCGTGGCGCGCTGGTCACGCGGGTGTTCGAGGAAAGTCCCGCCAGTCGCGGCGGCCTTCAACCCGGTGACGTGATCCTCGCCATCGACGGCCATGAACTGCCGGGCAAACCCGATTTCAAACGGCGGCTGACCTCGTACACCGTCGGCGACACTCTGGAGATCACCTACCGCCGCGCCGGACGGGACCACACACTGAAACTGAACGTGGTGAAGATCCCCGACTCCGCCGCCGTGCAGTTCGCGAAGGAAGGGTTGGGCATCGAGGTGCGGGGCATCACCGCCGACCTGCGCCGCCGGTACCGGCTGGCGACGACTGAGGGCGTGGTCATCGTCAGCGTGCGCCGTGACAGCGAAAGCGGGCAGATCGGCATCCGCCCCGGCGACATCATCCGCCAGGTCAATCAGGGGGTGGTCAACACCCCGGCCGATTTCAACGCGGCGCTCATCGAAGCGCGCAAGCATTCCTCCATATTGCTGCTCGTTCAACGTGGACAGTCCGGGTATTATGTTACCTTGAATCTGGAATTGCCCTGA
- a CDS encoding fatty acid CoA ligase family protein has translation MTVATENIATLIDGLAATVPNRDALVVPRAQGCRSLTFRELQREANRLADGLRRAGFDHGDRILVMVPFGIDFVSITFALFRIGAVPVLIDPGLDRKQVLTGIGNVAPTGFIGIPKAHMARLLYKKYFRSVTRLVTVGTRWLWGGTTLRSVRESGQSDTVAVDTAPDDAAAILFTSGSTGPPKGVLYTHRMFSLQVETIKRLYNIQVGEMDLPTFPLFGLFGVGLGMTCVLPDMDPTRPAEVNPENIIGPIRQYGITSSFGSPALWDTVTRYCLDHNVKLESLQRILIAGAPVPGSLLERFDHILPASAQVHTPYGATEALPVCSIERREVVDETWARTQEGWGTCVGKPVDGVQLKIIRITDEPIRRWDTSLEVPAGTIGEIAVHGDWTTREYVQLDTANLKSKIQEGDRTWHRMGDVGYIDATGRLWFCGRKSHRVLTAGGHLFTIVCEAIFNRHPEVKRSALVGIGPLGEQTPVIVVELNAAQAEVDASQRNRIRAELLELGAGHQATQAIGTILFHPAFPVDIRHNAKINRDRLAAWAATALQHSRKV, from the coding sequence ATGACCGTCGCCACGGAAAACATCGCCACCTTGATCGACGGCCTCGCCGCAACCGTCCCCAACCGCGACGCGCTGGTGGTGCCGCGCGCTCAAGGGTGCCGAAGCCTCACCTTCCGCGAGTTGCAGCGGGAGGCCAACCGGCTGGCCGATGGCTTGCGCCGCGCCGGATTCGATCACGGCGACCGCATTTTGGTGATGGTGCCGTTCGGCATCGATTTCGTCAGCATCACCTTCGCGCTGTTCCGCATCGGCGCGGTGCCGGTGCTGATCGATCCCGGCCTCGACCGCAAACAGGTGTTGACCGGCATCGGCAACGTTGCGCCCACCGGGTTCATCGGCATACCCAAAGCGCACATGGCGCGCCTGCTTTACAAAAAATATTTCCGCTCGGTGACGCGGCTCGTCACTGTCGGCACGCGCTGGCTGTGGGGCGGCACCACGCTCCGGTCGGTGCGTGAATCCGGCCAGAGCGACACCGTGGCGGTGGACACCGCCCCGGACGACGCGGCGGCGATCCTGTTCACCAGCGGCAGCACCGGTCCGCCCAAAGGCGTGCTCTACACGCACCGCATGTTTTCGTTGCAGGTGGAAACCATCAAACGGCTGTATAACATTCAGGTCGGCGAGATGGATCTGCCGACATTCCCGCTGTTCGGCCTGTTCGGCGTGGGTCTCGGCATGACCTGCGTGCTGCCGGACATGGACCCCACCCGCCCGGCCGAGGTGAATCCCGAAAACATCATCGGCCCCATCCGCCAGTACGGCATCACCAGCAGTTTCGGGTCGCCCGCGTTGTGGGACACGGTGACGCGGTATTGCCTCGATCACAATGTGAAACTGGAATCGCTGCAACGCATCCTGATTGCGGGCGCGCCGGTGCCGGGGTCGTTGCTCGAACGCTTCGATCACATTCTGCCCGCAAGCGCGCAGGTGCACACACCTTACGGCGCGACGGAAGCGCTGCCGGTGTGTTCGATTGAACGACGCGAGGTGGTGGATGAAACCTGGGCGCGCACGCAGGAGGGCTGGGGCACCTGTGTCGGCAAACCGGTGGACGGGGTCCAGCTCAAGATCATCCGCATCACCGACGAACCCATCCGCCGGTGGGACACGTCGCTGGAGGTGCCTGCGGGCACCATCGGCGAGATCGCCGTGCACGGCGACTGGACCACCCGCGAGTACGTCCAACTGGACACGGCCAACCTGAAATCAAAAATTCAGGAGGGCGACCGCACCTGGCACCGCATGGGGGATGTCGGCTACATCGATGCAACCGGGCGGCTCTGGTTCTGCGGCCGCAAGAGCCACCGCGTGCTCACCGCGGGCGGACACCTGTTCACCATCGTGTGCGAGGCCATCTTCAACCGGCACCCGGAAGTGAAACGCTCGGCCCTGGTGGGCATCGGCCCCCTGGGCGAGCAGACGCCGGTCATTGTCGTCGAATTGAACGCCGCGCAGGCGGAAGTCGATGCCTCGCAACGCAACCGCATCCGGGCGGAACTTCTGGAGTTGGGCGCGGGCCATCAGGCGACGCAGGCCATCGGCACGATTCTGTTTCACCCCGCGTTCCCCGTGGACATCCGCCACAACGCCAAGATCAACCGCGACCGGTTGGCGGCCTGGGCGGCCACCGCGTTGCAGCACTCACGCAAGGTTTAG
- a CDS encoding DUF2065 domain-containing protein, with protein MSLFLTAIGLMMIFEGIPYFCFPDQVKALAQKIPMIDNGVLRGLGFVIIILGLVAVYFGRLTYSND; from the coding sequence ATGAGCCTGTTCCTCACCGCCATCGGACTGATGATGATCTTTGAAGGCATTCCTTATTTCTGCTTTCCGGATCAGGTCAAGGCCCTGGCCCAGAAAATCCCGATGATCGACAACGGGGTGCTGCGGGGGCTGGGTTTTGTCATCATCATTCTCGGACTGGTCGCCGTCTATTTTGGGAGGTTAACGTATTCCAATGACTGA
- a CDS encoding TRAP transporter TatT component family protein gives MAFRFLWLAIALLLFEACTPRQMVLRMASPLFEGQVAALNEESDPELAEQAIPASLKMLEGLVKADPENVSFHHKLAEGFCGYAFSFVEGKDNRRASDLYLRGRDHAVRSLVLSGAPENLLNLPPNEFTAAVNNLDRDTLPGLFWTGQCWGAWLMFNLTDMEALAAFPKVEAAMRQVLQWDEAYHQAGPHLFFGGFYGARSPMLGGKPEQARRHFERGLELTGRKFLVIQLMYAKTLAVQTQDKELFTKLLQEVVEAPEGMLPGQRLANEVARLKAKQLLEDVDVLF, from the coding sequence ATGGCATTTCGATTTCTCTGGTTGGCGATTGCTCTGTTGCTGTTCGAGGCCTGCACTCCGCGCCAAATGGTCCTGCGTATGGCGTCCCCCCTGTTTGAAGGCCAGGTGGCGGCTCTCAATGAAGAGTCGGACCCTGAACTGGCCGAACAGGCTATCCCGGCCAGCCTCAAGATGCTGGAAGGGCTGGTCAAGGCCGATCCCGAAAACGTTTCATTTCATCACAAGCTGGCGGAAGGCTTCTGCGGTTACGCCTTCAGCTTCGTCGAAGGCAAGGACAACCGCCGTGCGTCCGACCTGTACCTGCGCGGGCGCGACCATGCCGTGCGCTCGCTCGTCCTCAGCGGCGCACCGGAAAATTTATTGAACCTGCCGCCGAACGAATTCACTGCGGCGGTGAACAATCTGGACCGGGACACTCTGCCGGGTCTGTTCTGGACGGGGCAATGCTGGGGTGCGTGGCTGATGTTCAACCTGACCGACATGGAGGCCCTCGCGGCGTTCCCGAAAGTGGAAGCCGCCATGCGGCAGGTGCTGCAGTGGGACGAGGCCTACCATCAGGCCGGGCCGCACCTGTTCTTCGGCGGTTTTTACGGTGCGCGGTCGCCCATGCTGGGCGGCAAGCCGGAGCAGGCCAGGCGCCATTTTGAACGCGGGCTGGAGTTGACCGGACGCAAGTTTCTGGTCATTCAACTGATGTATGCCAAGACGCTGGCGGTGCAGACGCAGGACAAGGAATTGTTCACCAAGCTGTTGCAGGAAGTGGTCGAGGCGCCGGAGGGCATGCTGCCCGGACAGCGTCTTGCCAACGAAGTGGCGCGTCTCAAGGCCAAACAACTTTTGGAGGATGTGGATGTTCTGTTCTGA